The genome window GTGTCCGAGGAGAAGAGCCTGCTGCTTGGCGTCGAGAGAGGCCAGCACCTGTCGCAGGGATGAAGAGTCGCTCGTCCCCACGAGGGCATTGGAAATGTCCTTGTCATCGTTCAGCTTGGCGATCATCTTCGTGCCGAGCTGACTCATCACTTCCTCGTCGATTGCCGAGGGGCGTTGGTCGACGACGAGCAGGCTGACGAAGAACTTCCGCATCTCGCGGGCGATCTTCCCGAATGGTGTCTCGTGCGCAATGCCGGGCGCGAGGAATTTGTGGGCTTCCTCGATCGTGATCATCAGAGGACGCGGCTTGTCGCCCTCATTCTTCGTCTGGCGGTATCGATTCGTCTTCTCCTCGTACTTCCGACGGATCCGGCGCGTGATCGCGTTGGCGACCAGGAGGTACACCTTCAGGTCGTCGTAGCGGCCAAACTCGAGGACGACGGACTTTCCGCTATCCAGGGTTTCGAGGAGGGCATCCAGGACGTCGTGGCGGTCCTGCGACGGCTGGGTCGTGAAGAAATCGTACTGCTCAAACTGTGAAAGCTTGCGCTTCAGTGCTTCGAGGGAACTCTGGTGTGCCCCCGTTTCGTCCGCGATTTGCTCCAGTTCATCGCCCCGTGCTTCCAGGAGGGTTCTTAGCCAGTCCTTGCCGTATGTATTCTGCAGCATGTAGCTGCTCTCGGCGGCGGTCGCGTTCAGGTTCAGCGTATCGCGGAGCGGGAGGATGTCCGCGGGCTGGATCTGGTCGGCATGCAGGTAGACATCGTGGTCGGGCTGATTGCCGCGATCTCGCGTCGTCTTTGGGTCTAGCGAGAAGATGCATACTTTGCTTGGAAACAGATCGCGGAGCCCCTTGACGAACTGTGTCGACCCGTCCTCGGATTCTGCACGATCACCGTAGCCGTACTCCGAGTGCATGTCGAAAATGAGGTTTACGGCCCGTCCGGTCTGAATCGTACCGGCGAGCAAGAGACGTGTCAGGAAGGTTTTCCCCGTTCCCGTTTTCCCGAAGACCGCGTTCGATCGTTCGGCGAACCGCTGTAGGTTGATGCAGACCGGAATCTCGTCCATTCCGATCGGGCTACCGACATTGAAGAATGTGCGTCCACCATCATTCGCTTCGTGACCGAATACTCGGGCGACGTCATCCTCCGTGGCGTGGGCGACCGGCGCAAAGTGGGCCGGGATCGTTTTGACCGATCGGGGTTCGTCCTCGCTCAGTTCGGGGTGCTCCGTGTTGGGGAGCATGAGCATTGGCTTGAGCGAAACGGTGGCGTACGTACCGGTGCCGCGCATCACATCACGAAGCAGGTCGTCTTCCGGGCCAGGCGGGTTGAGCAAGATCTGCTCATTGGCTGCGTCAATCTCTACATCGGTGATCATGCAGAAAAAGTCATATTGCTCGCCCTGGATCACGACAAAGGTGCCGGCAATCACATCCTCGATGGGACGGGCTGCATCGAGTTTCATCTCGATCCCGTCATTCAGGGAACCGTGCGTGATGACACCGATCTTTCCGGGACGATCGGTGGGATGATGCCCGTCGCCGGACGATTCGCTGAACTCAAGCATAACGTCGGGGAAGATCCGTCAGAACAGAGGAGGTAGAGGTGGGTGGGGGCGGTCAGGCATCGACGCGACCGGTGTGCATGCTGCTATGTTCGCCCTCGTCGGAAGGGTCGCTCGAGGATCGCGCAAACTGCTGGGTCAAGAGGGCACCAACCGTGACCAGAACGATCTCTCCGATGATCCCGACGACAAAGCGCTTGAATACAAACGAGATGATGCGCGGCAGGAACCGGATGACAGCGTAGACGCCCAGAATACTTAGGATTCCCTGAACGATGCGTGTGGTCAGCGACGTCGTCGAGTCGAATGACAGAAAGGCCATGTGTCTGTGAGGCGTTCGAAAGAAGAAACCAGCTTGAGTCACTCCGATGGATGGATAAGATAAGATATTACAGCGTCGTACCCAACTCGAAGATAATGGGCTCTTTTACATGCCGCAAAGAGCATCTGGATTAATACATAAGCCCGAATAACTGTTGCCGACCATGCCATCTACACGCGACGATAACCTCAAGTCCATTCGGCCAGACGTTCCCGTCAATACGGAGGACAGTCACGCAGTCGAAGCCTTCCAGCACGAGGTGCTCCGTCCGATCTTGAAACTCCTTAACCCGAGGGTTCTCGACCTCGTCGCCGATACGCTGGAACGATACGGTACCGGTTTTTCGACCATGGATCGCCCGGATCAGGTTCGGCGCCTGGAAAATTTGCTCGGCCAGGACAGTCGGCTGAAGCGTACGTTGCTCGGGATGGTGATCGGTCATTTTACGTCTGCCGAAATGCAGTTTTATCTGCAACACACGGCAGAAGTGCGACGTCGCACGGTTGAACTCGTAACCGAACGCGCACGCAGCCAGGTAAATGAAATTGCTGAGCGAGTGAAGGCCGAAAAATGACGCCGCCATGACGTTGATTAGATTAGGCCATGGTTTGCACACATTGTTACGTCGATAACGTTTCGCAGAAATAGTTCTCGATTCAACATGTCCGCAGGAACCAAGTGTTAGAGTGTGCAATTTGTTGCGTCCATCCGCCCGCTGACTGAGCGGACGTGCCCCCCACAGGTTGTATTCATACTGCGGTCGCCCTCTCCGACCGATCTATCATGTCTAGCTCAACATCGGTTACGATTCAGCTGTCGAAGGATCATCATGACTGGCTCCAGCGCGTCGCGGAACGTTGTAATCTGTCGCCGTCCGGGGTTGTAGAGCTTCAAGTTCTCGCGCAGGCACACCTGGCGGATCTTCGGGAAAGCGGAACGGCTGCGCTGCCGGCGTTGGACAGTTCGGCGCAACAAGACGATCCATCCCTTCCCGAGGAAGATGCGTCCGTGATGGATATGCTCAATTCGGCGCGGGATCGTCTCGATCGCTGGGAGAAAAAGCGCCAGCAGGTCGACGGTCAGAATTCTCGCCTCGAAGCTCTTCGTCGTCGCCTCGATGCGGTTCGTGGCTCGGCGGAAGCATCTGACTTTGGTCCCAAGCGCACCTCGAAGTCATCGACAACGCTAATCCAGCAGGCGCTGGCACGCATTCAGTCGATTCACTCGCCCAGTGCGAAGTCTAATTCGGTTGATACGGAGGGCGCTCCCACGTCGATGTTCGACATTGCCGATGAGGACGACGGGTGAGTCCGTCCGCAGAGTCAAAGTTGGGCTGCACGAACGGTAAAAGATAGGGGATGAGCCATCTCAGCCCGAGCAAGGGCAAACAATCCGCGCTTTAGAAGAAAATAACAGCGCGGGTGCCACATCCAATCCCGCTCAATGCTACGTTAAGGGTTCGGAGTCCGATTGATGGTCGATTTTCTCTGAAGCGGGATCCATTCCTGTCACGGATCGATCTGATTGACGACGTTTCTCGTTGTCGCACTGGGCCGTCCGGTTCCCGCAAGCGGCGATGTTCACGACCGATGTTCTCCCGACACCCTTACCCATGTCTCACGACGCCCCTCCGGTTTCTTCCGGCACCTCCACGGCATACGATCCGTCGGCTATCGAATCCAAGTGGTACGATTACTGGGAGCGCCGCGGCTTCTTCGAAGTCGACGTTACCGATGATCGCCAGCCCCACTGCATCATCATGCCGCCTCCCAATGTGACGGGGCGGCTGCACATCGGGCACGCGCTACAGGACTCCATCCAGGACGCGCTAACCCGAATCCGTCGCATGCAGGGGTATGAGTCGCTCTGGATGCCTGGCCTTGACCACGCTGGTATCGCCACGCAGAATGTGGTGGAGCAGAAGCTTGCTGAGGAAGAAGAACTGACGCGCCACGACCTCGGTCGGGATGCGTTCGTCGAACGCGTGTACGACTGGAAGGAGGAGTACGGGGACATCATTCTCCAGCAGAAGCGCACGCTCGGAGATTCCTGCGACTGGGATCGCCAGTATTTCACGATGGATGAAGACTTCTCCCGCGCCGTGCAGGAGGTTTTCGTCCAGCTCTATGAGGACGGTCTGATCTACCGGGGCGATTATCTCGTCAACTGGGATCCGAAGAACGAAACGGCTCTATCCGACGAGGAAGTTGACAATGTTGATCGTCAGGGGCACCTCTGGTACATCCGCTACCCGCTCGCCGAGCCGGTGGGCGACAACACGCTGATCGAGGAGGCTGCCGATGGGGAGGAGACGCCGGAGCCGATGCAGTATCTGACGATCGCGACCACGCGGCCGGAGACGATGCTCGGAGATTCCGCCGTGGCGGTGAATCCGGACGATGAGCGATATGCTCACCTGATCGGTCGGAAGGTCGTCGTTCCGCTCATTGGGCGCGAAATCCCGATTATAGCGGACGACTACATCGATAGTGAGTTCGGGACAGGCGCGCTGAAGGTAACGCCTGCTCATGACGAGAACGACTTCGAGATCGGGCAGAAGCACGAGCTCGAGACGATCAACGTCATGACGACGACGGGCAAGATCAACGCGAACGGGGGGGCGTACGAAGGTCTCGACCGGTTTGACGCGCGTGACAAGATCGTGGACGACCTCAAGGCGGAAGGTCTGCTAGAGAAGGTTGAGGACTATGAAAACAAGGTGCCCGTGTCCAGCCGCTCTGGTGCCGTGATCGAGCCGCTCATCTCACGTCAGTGGTTTGTGAAGATGGAGCCGCTCGCCGAGCCGGCTATCGAAGCCGTCCGGGAAGGCGAGATCGATTTTTACCCGAAGCGCTGGGCCAATGAGTATTTCCGCTGGATGGAAAACATCCGCGACTGGTGCATCTCCCGTCAACTCTGGTGGGGGCATCAGATCCCGGTCTGGTATTATACGGATGAGAATGGCGACCCGGACCCCGAGCGCGGGTACGTCGTGAGCGTCGACCGGCCCGACAATGGGGAGGAGATGGTGCAGGATGAAGACGTCCTTGACACCTGGTTCTCGTCGTGGCTCGCACCCTTCGCGTCCCTCGGCTGGCCAGAGGAGACGGACGAACTCGAGATGTTCTATCCGTCCGACGTCCTCGTATCCGGCTACGACATCCTGTTCTTCTGGATCGCCCGGATGATCATGGCGGGATACTACGTGATGGACGAGCCGCCCTTCACGAACGTCTTTATCACCGGCATGGTGAAAGACGAGCAGGGCCGCTGGATGTCAAAAAGTCTCGGCAATGGCATCGATCCGCTCGAGATGGTGGATCAGTACGGTGCGGATGCGACGCGCTTTACGCTGACGATGCTCTGCGCGCAGGGGCAGGATATCAAGCTGGCTCCCTCGAAGTTCGAGATGGGCCGCAACTTCGCCAATAAGATCTGGAACGCCTTCAACGTCTTCGGGCAGTTCATGGAGACGGATGAAGACGGTCGGCCGGTCAAAGATTACCAGCGCGAACGGTCCTTCGAAGAACTGGAGCTTGTGGAGCAGTGGATGCTGCACCGCTTGAACGCGGCGATCGAGGACATGGAGGGCTCGCTCGAGCGTTACCGTCTCAATGAGATGGCACAGCGTGTTTACGATGTCTTCTGGCGAGACTATTGCGACTGGTTCCTCGAGCTGATTAAGCCGCCGTACGGCGAAGAAATGCCGGAGGAGAAGATCGCTATTGCCGTCGAGATCTACGAGGCGCTGTTGAAGCTCCTTCACCCGTTCATGCCGTTCATCACGGAAGAGCTGTGGTGGCGTCTGCGTCCGCGCGAGAACGGCGATGCCTGTATCGCTGCCGAATGGCCGAGCATCGATCGGGACAGCATGGATGAAGAGCGAGCGGAGACGTTTACGCTCATCCAGGACCTGATCTCGGGTATCCGCGGTGTGAAAAGTGATTATGGTGTCGGACAGGGCAAGGAAATTGCGGCCACCATCAGCGTGCCGCGTCGCAACACGGAGCTGGCGGAGACGCTGGCGTCGTACAGCACGTACTTCGAGACGCTTGCTGGAGTGACCGACCTGACGGTGAAGCCGCGGGCCGAGAAGCCCGCTGCCTCGGCGTCTGTCGTCGTGGGCCGCTGCGAAGTCTTCGTTCCCCTCGCAGGTATGATCGATCTCGATCAGGAGCGTGAGCGCCTGCAACGGGAAATCGAGCAAAAGGAAGGATTTCTGCAAGGGGTGGAGAAGAAGCTCAACAACCCGCAGTTCGTGTCCAAGGCCCCCGATGAAGTCGTCGATCGCGAGCGGCAGAAGAAGGAAGACGCCGTCGCCGAACTCGAACGTCTGCGCTCGAATCTATCCGACCTGGCCGACGTCAGTCAGTAGATGGCTGATCTTGTTCTATTCGCTCAAATGCCTCCCCGCTTATGAACGCAGTATCCTCCCGCACCTCTCGTTCCATGGGCCGCTCTGCGGCTCGGCGTGCTCTCGCCGCTATGGTTTTGCTCGCTTTGATGACATGGACCACCGGGTGCGGCAACTCGGGACAACAGGGCGTGTCGGCCAGCAGGCTCGATGTGTCCAACACGCGCCTTGTGACTATAACCGAGACGGGCGAGCGCTCGTTCAGTGGTACACTCATTAACGAAAATAGCAAAGCGGTTTCTATCGTACAGGTCGATGTTGCGCTGTACGACGAAACGGGCGCCCGGGTCGGGACGACCATGATCGAAGTGGAAGATGTCCCGGCGAATAGCGAGAAGGATTTCAGCGGGGCGCTTGATGTCGATTATCCCGTCGCAAAGGCTCGCGTCCTGAGTGTCGCCACGCCGTAGGGAGGTTGAGCTTGTGCTTCGAATACAAAAACCGCCGGACCTGAGGCGTCAAACCTCGGATCCGGCGGTTTTTTTATAGGTCAGGCTGTACGTCGGCCCGATGTAGTCCACGGAGGGGCAGAATCGCACTAGTACTTCGCGACGGAGTCATCGATCTCGTCGCTCCAGGCGAGGGTACCACCCGCGAGGTTCTTTGCGTCGAATCCCTTTTTCCGAAGAAAATCCGTCGCTTTCGCTGAGCGTCCGCCAGAACGGCAGTGGACAACAATTTCGTCTCCTGGTTCAGCGTCGATCTCTTCGATGCGGCGCTCAAGTTCATCGAGCGGAATCAGTTGGTCGGCACCGATGCTCGCGATATCGGCTTCGTGAGGCTTGCGAACATCCAGAACGAATGGCGCGTCGCCCGCATCGCGACGCTTTTTGAGGTCCTGAACTGAAATTTCTGGAATTTGGCTCACGTCGTCAGTGCCATTTTGAGAGGAGTCGGAAGACGGAATACCGCAAAACGCTTCGTAGTCGATCAGTTCCGTCTGCGTCGGGTTCTCACCGCATACCGGGCAGTCCGGATTCTTTTCAACATTCAGCGTCCGGAAGTTCATTTCCAGCGCATCGGCCATGAGCAGCCGGCCGATGAGTGGCTCACCAATTCCGGCGATGAGTTTGATGACCTCCGTCGCTTGAAGCGTGCCAATGAAACCGGGTAGGATGCCAAGCACGCCGCCTTCCGCGCAGGACGGAACGAGTCCCGGTGGGGGCGGCTCTTCGTAGAGGCAACGGTAGCACGGCCCGTCCTCGGTTGCGAAAACGGAGACCTGACCTTCGAACCGGAATATCGATGCGTAGACGTTCGGCGTGTCGGTCATCACGCACGCGTCGTTGACGAGGTAGCGCGTGGGGAAGTTGTCCGTTCCGTCCGCAACGACATCGTACGGCTCGATAATCTCGAGCGCGTTGTCGCTGTCGAGGCGTACGTCGTGCGTTTCAACGTCGACGTGCGGGTTCAGGTCGGTTAGGCGTTCCTTTGCTGCATCGAGCTTCGGACGGCCGACATCGCTGGTGCCGTACAAGATCTGGCGCTGCAAATTCGACGCTTCGACGCGATCGAAATCGACAAGTCCGATTTTCCCGATGCCCGCGGCGGCGAGATACGTGGCAGCAGGCGAACCGAGGCCGCCTGCTCCGACGAGCAAAACGGACGTGGCCTTGAGTTTCTCTTGGCCCTCACGCCCGAATTCCGGGAGCGTGAGGTGACGGCTGTATCGTTGGAGTTCATCTGTGGACAGGTCCGGTGCGCATGGAGGGGCCACGGCCGCACCGTTGTCCGAGGGGGAAGCAGACATGGAAGGGTCGTATGGGTTCAGAGGCTGCGAATCGTATGAGTGTGGTGCGAAGCGTCAGCCACCAGCGATCGAGGGGACGATCGACACTTCATCGCCGGCGCTCACCGGCGTATCGGGGCCGTCCTTGTATCGGATGTCGTCGTCGTTCACGTAGATGTTGACAAACTGGCGGAGGGTGCCGTCGTCGGTATACAAGTTCGACTTCAAGTCGCCGTAGCGGTCAACGAGATGGGTCAGCACGTCCTTGACCGTCTCTCCGTTCGACTCTACGGTCGCCTGACCATCGGTGTAAGAACGGAGCGGGGTCGGGATGCGAACCGTCACGGTTGCTGTTTGCGTGTTAGCCATAACAGAATGGTGAGAATGGAAAAAGTTATCAGGTGGTGAGAGTGGCGTTGGCGAGGGCTAGGCCGTCGCGCCATTGCCCCATGCGGATGCGTCGGTCGGTTTCAGAACGTGAATCTCCTCGCTCTCGAAGGACGACCGGTCGACGGCAAGGGACCAGGCGGTCAGATCGGTGGCTTCTCCATTCGCGACAGAGACAATGACGTAGGTATAGCCGGGGAAGGTGGCTTCGCGCAGGTCGGTCTCGGACGGTCGTGCAGGGTGGTCGGGGTGGGAATGGAAGAATCCGATTACGTCAAGGCCGGCTGCCTCGGCCGCATTTTGCGCCTCCCGGTAGTCGTCAGGAGTGATCTCGTATCGCCGTTCACGGTTCTCCGTCTTTCGGTTCGCGACCGGTCGAATGTCCGTCACGCGGTTTGCACAATCGTCGGTCACCGTGCCCATCAGAAAGCCACACCCTTCCTCGGGATATGCGTTTTCCCCGTGGTCGCGGATGGCGTCGAGAACAGCAGAAGTTGTCAGCATGGGAGGTGGTCGCTTGGATAGAGTCGGGCGGTTGCGATCAGGCAGGGAAGTGTCAGTCCGTGTAGAGGCCATCGGAGAGATAGCGCGTCCCGGTATCGCACAGGATCGTGACGACAATGCCTTCGTCGAGCGTTTCGGCGATCCGTCGCGCCGTGTGGACGTTTGCACCCCCGGATGGGCCGACCAACAGGCCTTCTTCCCGCGACAACCGACGGGTCATCTCAAGCGCGTCTTCCGTGCGGCAGACGACGTGTTCATCGGCTACTTCCGGGACGTAGATGCCCGGCACCCGGGCCGTCTCCATGTGCTTCAGGCCTTCGAGGGCGTGCATTGGAGAGTCCGGTTGCATGGCGATCGCCCGAATGCCTGCATTTTCTTGCTTCAATCGACGGGTCGTGCCCATGAACGTGCCGGTCGTTCCGAGACCGGCCACGAAGTGGGTGACGCGACCCTTCGTTTGGCGCCAGATTTCGGCTCCGGTTCCATCGAAATGCGCTTTCCAGTTTGCGTCGTTGTCGTACTGGTTGGGATAAAAATAGGCATCCGGATCGTCAGCCACGATTTCCTTTACCCGTGCCTGCGCTCCGTCCGTTCCTTCAAGCGGATCAGTCAGGATCAACTCTGCACCGTAGGCCCGCAGGATCTGTTTGCGCTCCTCCGACGCATTTGCCGGAAGTGTGAGCACCACCCGGAGGCCACGCGC of Longibacter salinarum contains these proteins:
- a CDS encoding helicase HerA domain-containing protein — its product is MLEFSESSGDGHHPTDRPGKIGVITHGSLNDGIEMKLDAARPIEDVIAGTFVVIQGEQYDFFCMITDVEIDAANEQILLNPPGPEDDLLRDVMRGTGTYATVSLKPMLMLPNTEHPELSEDEPRSVKTIPAHFAPVAHATEDDVARVFGHEANDGGRTFFNVGSPIGMDEIPVCINLQRFAERSNAVFGKTGTGKTFLTRLLLAGTIQTGRAVNLIFDMHSEYGYGDRAESEDGSTQFVKGLRDLFPSKVCIFSLDPKTTRDRGNQPDHDVYLHADQIQPADILPLRDTLNLNATAAESSYMLQNTYGKDWLRTLLEARGDELEQIADETGAHQSSLEALKRKLSQFEQYDFFTTQPSQDRHDVLDALLETLDSGKSVVLEFGRYDDLKVYLLVANAITRRIRRKYEEKTNRYRQTKNEGDKPRPLMITIEEAHKFLAPGIAHETPFGKIAREMRKFFVSLLVVDQRPSAIDEEVMSQLGTKMIAKLNDDKDISNALVGTSDSSSLRQVLASLDAKQQALLLGHAVPMPIVVRTRTYGADFYEDLRSGPLGGKSPNEDDDPDELIHELF
- a CDS encoding valine--tRNA ligase, with product MSHDAPPVSSGTSTAYDPSAIESKWYDYWERRGFFEVDVTDDRQPHCIIMPPPNVTGRLHIGHALQDSIQDALTRIRRMQGYESLWMPGLDHAGIATQNVVEQKLAEEEELTRHDLGRDAFVERVYDWKEEYGDIILQQKRTLGDSCDWDRQYFTMDEDFSRAVQEVFVQLYEDGLIYRGDYLVNWDPKNETALSDEEVDNVDRQGHLWYIRYPLAEPVGDNTLIEEAADGEETPEPMQYLTIATTRPETMLGDSAVAVNPDDERYAHLIGRKVVVPLIGREIPIIADDYIDSEFGTGALKVTPAHDENDFEIGQKHELETINVMTTTGKINANGGAYEGLDRFDARDKIVDDLKAEGLLEKVEDYENKVPVSSRSGAVIEPLISRQWFVKMEPLAEPAIEAVREGEIDFYPKRWANEYFRWMENIRDWCISRQLWWGHQIPVWYYTDENGDPDPERGYVVSVDRPDNGEEMVQDEDVLDTWFSSWLAPFASLGWPEETDELEMFYPSDVLVSGYDILFFWIARMIMAGYYVMDEPPFTNVFITGMVKDEQGRWMSKSLGNGIDPLEMVDQYGADATRFTLTMLCAQGQDIKLAPSKFEMGRNFANKIWNAFNVFGQFMETDEDGRPVKDYQRERSFEELELVEQWMLHRLNAAIEDMEGSLERYRLNEMAQRVYDVFWRDYCDWFLELIKPPYGEEMPEEKIAIAVEIYEALLKLLHPFMPFITEELWWRLRPRENGDACIAAEWPSIDRDSMDEERAETFTLIQDLISGIRGVKSDYGVGQGKEIAATISVPRRNTELAETLASYSTYFETLAGVTDLTVKPRAEKPAASASVVVGRCEVFVPLAGMIDLDQERERLQREIEQKEGFLQGVEKKLNNPQFVSKAPDEVVDRERQKKEDAVAELERLRSNLSDLADVSQ
- a CDS encoding FxLYD domain-containing protein, yielding MNAVSSRTSRSMGRSAARRALAAMVLLALMTWTTGCGNSGQQGVSASRLDVSNTRLVTITETGERSFSGTLINENSKAVSIVQVDVALYDETGARVGTTMIEVEDVPANSEKDFSGALDVDYPVAKARVLSVATP
- the moeB gene encoding molybdopterin-synthase adenylyltransferase MoeB, with translation MSASPSDNGAAVAPPCAPDLSTDELQRYSRHLTLPEFGREGQEKLKATSVLLVGAGGLGSPAATYLAAAGIGKIGLVDFDRVEASNLQRQILYGTSDVGRPKLDAAKERLTDLNPHVDVETHDVRLDSDNALEIIEPYDVVADGTDNFPTRYLVNDACVMTDTPNVYASIFRFEGQVSVFATEDGPCYRCLYEEPPPPGLVPSCAEGGVLGILPGFIGTLQATEVIKLIAGIGEPLIGRLLMADALEMNFRTLNVEKNPDCPVCGENPTQTELIDYEAFCGIPSSDSSQNGTDDVSQIPEISVQDLKKRRDAGDAPFVLDVRKPHEADIASIGADQLIPLDELERRIEEIDAEPGDEIVVHCRSGGRSAKATDFLRKKGFDAKNLAGGTLAWSDEIDDSVAKY
- a CDS encoding ubiquitin-like small modifier protein 1, coding for MANTQTATVTVRIPTPLRSYTDGQATVESNGETVKDVLTHLVDRYGDLKSNLYTDDGTLRQFVNIYVNDDDIRYKDGPDTPVSAGDEVSIVPSIAGG
- a CDS encoding Mov34/MPN/PAD-1 family protein, which codes for MLTTSAVLDAIRDHGENAYPEEGCGFLMGTVTDDCANRVTDIRPVANRKTENRERRYEITPDDYREAQNAAEAAGLDVIGFFHSHPDHPARPSETDLREATFPGYTYVIVSVANGEATDLTAWSLAVDRSSFESEEIHVLKPTDASAWGNGATA
- a CDS encoding PLP-dependent cysteine synthase family protein; this translates as MDASDLIDQIGGTPLLRLSEISRDLPDSVTIYAKAEHLNPGGSVKDRPALRMINEGLASGALSNNKTLIDATSGNTGIAYAMIGAARGLRVVLTLPANASEERKQILRAYGAELILTDPLEGTDGAQARVKEIVADDPDAYFYPNQYDNDANWKAHFDGTGAEIWRQTKGRVTHFVAGLGTTGTFMGTTRRLKQENAGIRAIAMQPDSPMHALEGLKHMETARVPGIYVPEVADEHVVCRTEDALEMTRRLSREEGLLVGPSGGANVHTARRIAETLDEGIVVTILCDTGTRYLSDGLYTD